One window of Acidobacteriota bacterium genomic DNA carries:
- a CDS encoding 30S ribosomal protein S12 produces MPTISQLVRRGRKAVRAKTASPALQACPQRRGVCTRVYTTTPKKPNSALRKVARVRLTNGIEVTAYIPGVGHNLQEHSIVLIRGGRVKDLPGVRYHIIRGTLDASGVEGRRQGRSKYGAKRPKA; encoded by the coding sequence GCGGTCCGGGCCAAGACGGCCAGCCCGGCACTGCAGGCCTGTCCCCAGCGGCGGGGGGTCTGCACGCGCGTGTACACGACCACCCCGAAGAAGCCGAACTCGGCCTTGAGGAAGGTGGCCCGGGTTCGCCTGACGAACGGGATCGAGGTCACGGCCTACATCCCGGGCGTCGGGCACAACCTGCAAGAGCACTCGATCGTGCTCATCCGCGGGGGCCGTGTGAAGGACCTCCCGGGCGTCCGCTACCACATCATCCGGGGGACCCTGGATGCGTCGGGGGTCGAGGGTCGGCGGCAGGGCCGTTCCAAGTACGGCGCGAAGCGCCCGAAGGCGTGA